One Syntrophorhabdaceae bacterium genomic region harbors:
- a CDS encoding type II secretion system F family protein: protein LLSAGLPLDRSLNILSELSESKAMKEIVDSVLKSIREGGSFSEALQKHPKTFPRLYVNMIRAGETGGVLDVVLDKLNEFLESTKELKDHVVSAMIYPAILFFVGGISIIILLIFVVPRFSVIFSEFGSALPVTTRVLLGVSNFMKIYWWAGLSVVIALWIIAQSYIRSTTGRLQWDTLKLKLVGDVVRKLETARFCRTLGTLLKSGVSFLQALNNAKDVISNQVIAVGLDGVAKGAKEGKGIAAPLSEANVFPPLALSMIKVGEETGQLDTMLLKVATAYEKSLREAVKRFVSFLEPIMILIMGLVIGFIIISILLSVFSIMDLPF, encoded by the coding sequence TACTGCTTTCCGCCGGCCTGCCCCTTGACAGGAGCCTTAATATCCTCTCCGAATTGTCCGAAAGCAAGGCCATGAAGGAGATCGTCGACTCCGTGCTCAAATCCATACGCGAGGGCGGGTCGTTCTCCGAGGCGCTCCAGAAACACCCAAAAACCTTTCCTCGTCTGTACGTAAATATGATACGTGCAGGTGAAACGGGAGGGGTGCTTGATGTTGTCCTCGACAAGCTCAACGAATTCCTCGAGTCGACCAAGGAATTGAAGGACCATGTAGTCTCAGCCATGATCTACCCTGCTATACTCTTTTTCGTCGGTGGCATCTCCATCATCATTCTCCTGATCTTCGTGGTGCCCAGGTTCTCCGTTATCTTTTCCGAGTTCGGGAGCGCCCTGCCGGTTACCACCCGTGTCCTGCTCGGCGTGAGCAACTTCATGAAGATATACTGGTGGGCCGGTCTATCGGTCGTTATCGCGCTTTGGATCATCGCACAGTCCTATATACGATCAACGACGGGAAGGTTACAATGGGATACGTTAAAACTCAAGCTTGTGGGCGATGTGGTGCGAAAGCTCGAAACTGCCCGGTTCTGCAGGACCCTTGGTACCCTCCTCAAGAGCGGTGTTTCCTTTCTGCAGGCGTTAAACAACGCCAAAGATGTAATCAGCAACCAGGTCATAGCCGTGGGCCTTGATGGCGTTGCCAAAGGCGCTAAAGAAGGAAAGGGCATAGCCGCTCCATTAAGCGAAGCCAATGTTTTCCCCCCACTTGCCCTGTCTATGATAAAGGTGGGCGAAGAGACCGGACAGCTCGATACTATGCTTCTTAAAGTTGCCACCGCCTATGAGAAAAGCTTGAGAGAAGCCGTCAAAAGGTTTGTGAGTTTCTTAGAACCGATTATGATTCTCATTATGGGTCTTGTTATCGGTTTCATCATTATCTCCATACTCCTCTCGGTATTCAGTATCATGGACCTGCCGTTTTGA
- a CDS encoding prepilin-type N-terminal cleavage/methylation domain-containing protein, translating to MRGARRSARTVSDQGFRRSELGFTLLEVLVALSILGIAVTIVFQLFSSNLRNLTASEDYVKACVKADALMREVLENEKLDVSSWTQATPDGYRLDVSVADTLSDRTKELPVKLLEVVLTLHWQKDAKERSLTLRTMKMVQRRI from the coding sequence ATGAGAGGCGCGAGAAGAAGCGCACGTACCGTTTCTGACCAGGGTTTCCGCAGGTCCGAGCTCGGCTTCACACTGCTCGAAGTCCTGGTGGCGCTCTCCATCCTTGGCATTGCGGTGACTATTGTCTTTCAGCTCTTCTCATCGAATCTGAGAAACCTCACGGCTTCCGAAGACTACGTCAAGGCATGCGTGAAGGCCGATGCGTTGATGCGCGAAGTGCTCGAAAACGAAAAGCTGGATGTAAGTTCATGGACTCAGGCCACACCCGATGGGTACCGCCTTGATGTGAGCGTGGCCGACACCCTTTCGGACAGGACAAAGGAGCTTCCGGTCAAACTTCTCGAAGTCGTGCTCACCCTTCACTGGCAGAAAGATGCAAAAGAGAGGTCGTTGACTTTGCGCACCATGAAGATGGTGCAGAGAAGGATTTAG
- a CDS encoding prepilin-type N-terminal cleavage/methylation domain-containing protein has protein sequence MQKSLGCTRAFTLLEIIIVLVLVAVIFGLAALSFTNALPSARLSAAARELSASIRQTKSLAQNRGEQQIFTINLDTRQYGIEGVTARTIPPEISIMVDDPISGEIHSGRYSILFQAGAGVEGGTVVLGYKKRTFLIQIDPVVGAVIVRR, from the coding sequence TTGCAGAAATCTCTTGGGTGCACGAGGGCATTTACCCTCCTTGAAATCATTATAGTCCTTGTTCTTGTGGCCGTCATTTTTGGGCTGGCTGCGCTCTCATTTACCAACGCGCTTCCTTCCGCCCGGCTCAGTGCGGCGGCGCGGGAACTCTCCGCAAGCATCAGGCAGACCAAATCGCTCGCGCAGAACCGGGGTGAACAGCAGATTTTCACCATCAATCTGGATACCCGACAGTATGGCATAGAGGGCGTAACCGCGAGGACCATACCGCCCGAGATTTCCATAATGGTGGACGATCCGATATCAGGAGAAATCCATAGCGGCCGGTATTCGATCTTATTTCAGGCGGGCGCCGGCGTGGAGGGCGGGACCGTGGTGCTCGGTTATAAGAAGAGGACCTTTCTCATTCAAATTGACCCGGTTGTGGGTGCGGTGATTGTGCGTAGATGA